One window from the genome of Phycisphaerales bacterium encodes:
- the deoC gene encoding deoxyribose-phosphate aldolase, translating to MSTPPPSTPSLDPDLLRRLVGVLDLTTLEATDTAERVRDLCAKGLDPLGDGSATVGAICVYPTMVPAAAEALRGSTVGLASVAGAFPSGMSPLSIRVAEAAWAVQHGATEIDMVISRGEFLAGRTNAVVEEVREIRAAIGSAFLKVILETGELGSAANIRRASELVVPLLSEGDFIKTSTGKTLPAATLEATGVMLRVLDEHQRAGGPSIGLKPAGGVRTSADAMAYWSQAHEMMGDHDGWKAPDPQRFRIGASSLLAALAESMAQGPR from the coding sequence GTGAGTACACCGCCGCCATCAACGCCGTCGCTCGATCCTGACCTGCTCCGCCGGCTCGTCGGCGTGCTCGACCTGACCACCCTCGAGGCGACCGACACGGCCGAACGCGTGCGCGACCTGTGCGCCAAGGGCCTCGACCCGCTGGGCGACGGCTCGGCAACCGTCGGCGCCATCTGCGTCTACCCGACGATGGTGCCCGCCGCGGCCGAGGCGCTGCGGGGCTCGACCGTCGGCCTGGCGTCGGTCGCCGGGGCGTTCCCGAGCGGCATGAGCCCGCTCTCGATCCGCGTCGCTGAGGCGGCGTGGGCCGTCCAGCACGGCGCGACCGAGATCGACATGGTCATCAGCCGGGGCGAATTCCTTGCAGGCCGGACGAACGCAGTCGTCGAAGAAGTCCGCGAGATCCGCGCTGCCATCGGAAGTGCGTTCCTGAAGGTCATCTTGGAGACCGGCGAGCTTGGCAGCGCCGCCAACATCCGGCGCGCGAGCGAGCTCGTCGTGCCGCTGCTCAGCGAGGGAGACTTCATCAAGACCAGCACGGGCAAGACCCTGCCAGCGGCCACGCTCGAAGCCACGGGCGTCATGCTCCGCGTGCTCGACGAACACCAGCGGGCGGGTGGACCGAGCATCGGCCTCAAGCCCGCCGGCGGCGTGCGCACGAGCGCGGACGCGATGGCCTACTGGTCGCAGGCCCACGAAATGATGGGCGACCACGACGGCTGGAAGGCGCCCGATCCGCAACGCTTCCGCATCGGCGCCTCCAGCCTGCTCGCGGCGCTCGCCGAGTCGATGGCTCAGGGACCGAGGTAA
- a CDS encoding alpha/beta hydrolase, with product MESVLGLLLLLAVGAVLYWLLLVFLTARTLTHPARQTYASAVSRGRPGDPGELDDPHEFEAWTLQSQGRDLAVWDVKGRAEDGPVAIVTHGWSSGKVHAIRRLPLLCGLCSRVVFWDMPGHGESGGRCTLGVLETKDLLALIERVGGDRPIVLCGSSMGSGVSIAAAAQCEGVAQVIVEAPYRLPVTPARNVMRFQRSPVWLNLKPALAYVGLAACGRWTGPGLTNASCPVFDRAELAANLQCPLLVLHGDQDPTCPTIDGRQIAEASPNGRFVEIPGGTHQNLWKDAGCRATMEREYTAAINAVARS from the coding sequence GTGGAAAGCGTGCTGGGCCTGCTGCTGCTGCTCGCCGTCGGCGCCGTGCTGTACTGGCTGCTGCTCGTGTTCCTGACGGCGCGCACGCTGACGCATCCGGCCAGACAGACGTACGCCAGCGCCGTTTCCCGCGGGCGGCCCGGCGATCCGGGCGAGCTCGACGATCCGCATGAGTTCGAGGCGTGGACGCTGCAGAGCCAGGGCCGCGACCTCGCGGTCTGGGACGTCAAGGGACGAGCCGAGGACGGCCCGGTCGCCATCGTCACCCACGGCTGGAGCAGCGGCAAGGTCCACGCCATCCGCAGGCTGCCGCTGTTGTGCGGCCTGTGCTCGCGCGTGGTCTTCTGGGACATGCCCGGCCACGGCGAGAGCGGCGGCCGGTGCACGCTGGGCGTGCTGGAGACGAAAGACCTGCTTGCCCTCATCGAACGCGTCGGCGGCGATCGGCCGATCGTGCTCTGCGGCTCGTCGATGGGCTCGGGCGTGTCCATCGCCGCCGCTGCGCAGTGCGAGGGCGTCGCGCAGGTCATCGTCGAGGCGCCATATCGACTTCCCGTCACCCCCGCCCGGAACGTCATGCGCTTCCAGCGGTCGCCCGTGTGGCTCAACCTCAAGCCCGCCCTGGCCTACGTCGGCCTGGCCGCGTGCGGAAGGTGGACCGGGCCCGGCCTGACGAACGCCAGCTGCCCCGTGTTCGATCGAGCCGAACTGGCCGCAAATCTGCAGTGCCCCCTGCTCGTCTTGCACGGCGACCAGGACCCGACCTGCCCGACCATCGACGGCCGTCAGATCGCCGAGGCCAGCCCGAACGGCCGATTCGTCGAGATTCCCGGCGGAACGCACCAGAACCTGTGGAAGGACGCCGGCTGCCGTGCGACGATGGAGCGTGAGTACACCGCCGCCATCAACGCCGTCGCTCGATCCTGA
- a CDS encoding transporter substrate-binding domain-containing protein, producing the protein MSRILTIASACLLLVACVCSAQDSAAEPPETLRVSTTLTPPFVIDDGDAGLRGIDVELWNRVADELGVQTEWHVTTLQDALDSVASGESDVAIAALTISREREARLDFTHAYYNTGLGIAVGSESSGSGLLSIARGLVSLAFLQAVGALGLVLLVSGLLMWLFERKANAEQFPKGVKGLGDGFWWSAVTMTTVGYGDKAPVTFPGRVVALIWMFTSIIIIAAFTGGIASAITVGALDDQVRGPEDLPEVRVAAPAGTTAVEYLRQNGVRPTEVASIDEALELLASDEVDAVVHDAPVLRSLAQERNGIRVLEATFAPQSYGMALPQGSERREEINRAILAETSSAAWQELIERYLGP; encoded by the coding sequence ATGAGCCGCATTCTTACGATCGCGTCGGCCTGCTTGCTTCTCGTGGCCTGCGTTTGCAGCGCGCAGGACTCGGCGGCTGAACCACCCGAGACCCTGCGCGTGTCTACCACGCTGACGCCGCCGTTCGTGATCGACGACGGCGACGCGGGGCTGCGGGGCATCGACGTCGAGCTGTGGAACCGCGTGGCCGATGAGTTGGGCGTACAAACCGAGTGGCACGTGACGACGCTGCAGGACGCGCTCGACTCGGTCGCAAGCGGCGAGTCCGACGTGGCCATCGCGGCGCTCACGATCTCGCGTGAGCGCGAGGCTCGACTGGACTTTACGCACGCGTACTACAACACCGGGCTCGGCATCGCCGTTGGCAGCGAGTCGTCCGGGTCCGGGCTTCTTTCCATTGCTCGTGGCCTGGTCAGCCTCGCGTTCCTGCAGGCCGTCGGGGCGCTCGGGCTCGTGCTGCTCGTGAGCGGCCTGCTCATGTGGCTCTTCGAGCGCAAGGCCAATGCCGAGCAGTTCCCCAAGGGCGTCAAGGGCCTTGGCGACGGCTTCTGGTGGAGCGCGGTGACCATGACGACCGTGGGCTACGGCGACAAGGCGCCCGTGACGTTCCCGGGCCGCGTCGTCGCGCTCATCTGGATGTTTACGAGCATCATCATCATCGCGGCATTTACGGGCGGCATCGCGAGCGCCATCACGGTGGGCGCGCTCGATGACCAGGTCCGCGGACCCGAGGACCTGCCCGAAGTGCGCGTCGCGGCGCCGGCCGGCACCACGGCGGTGGAGTACCTGCGCCAGAACGGCGTGCGCCCGACCGAGGTGGCCTCGATCGACGAGGCGCTCGAACTGCTCGCGAGCGACGAGGTCGACGCGGTGGTGCACGATGCGCCCGTCTTGCGTTCACTTGCCCAGGAACGCAATGGCATCCGCGTGCTCGAGGCGACCTTCGCGCCGCAGAGCTATGGCATGGCCCTTCCTCAGGGCAGCGAGCGACGCGAGGAGATCAACCGGGCCATCCTGGCCGAGACAAGCTCGGCGGCGTGGCAGGAGCTGATCGAGCGTTACCTCGGTCCCTGA